The genomic region CGTCCCCTGGCTGAGGAGATCGAATGCCTCCCTGAGCTCGACGGGCGAGGACGAATAGGTCGCCGAGATTGTCAGCTCGCGGTGGTAGAGATCGGCCAGGGACAGCGGCAGGCTCTTGCCCGCCCCACCAGCGAAATAGTGGAGCTGGCCGCCGTCGCGAACACGGGCCGAAGCCCATGGCAGGAGCGCCGCGCCCCCGGCCGTCAGCATCACGATGTCGACGCCACGCCCGTCCGTGGCCTGTCGGAGCGCCGCATCGAGCTCGGCGTCCTCGTCGGGGACGCGGGCGCCGGCGCGGCGGCCGAGCGCCCGCCTGCCGGCGACGAGGTCGGCGCCGAAGACGGCGGCGCCGGCGAGCGAAAAGACCCGGGCCAGCAGACACCCGATCGAGCCCAGGCCCACGACCATCACCGTGTCGCCCGGCGCCGCCCCGGAGCGCTTGACGGCGCGCAGGCAGCAGGCCAGCGGCTCGGTGAAGGACGCCGTCTCGTCGCTCATCGAGTCCGGCAGCGCGAAGGCGGCGTGCGCGACGTTGGGCGCGGGCACACGGCAGAGCTCGGCAAAGCCGCCCGGGTCGAGGTTGCTCAGCTTGAAGTGGCGACACATGGACGGACTGCCGCGCCGGCAGTAGTGGCAGGCGAAGCAGGGCACGTGGTGGGCGACGACGACCCGCACGCCGGGGCTGAACCTCGTCACGCCGGCGCCGACTTCGACGACCCCGCCGACCACCTCGTGGCCGAACACGGCGGGAGCCTTCGTCGCCGGGCTCGTGACCTTCAGGATGTCGGAGCCGCAGAGCCCGCAGCCGTTCACACGGACCAGCATTTCCCCCGGCCCGATCCGCGGCTCGGGCCAGTCTCGGAGCTGGAGTCTGCCGGGCCCGGCGTAGACCGCGGCTTTCACGTGCGCTTCTTTCCCCGCCTCGACCGGCCCCACCTCGACTGGACCCAGCAGCGGAGCGCGATGCCGAGCTTCCTGGGCGTGGGCACGCTCACGCGCCCGCCAAAGACGCGGAATCGGCGGCGCTCGATCGTTTCGAGAAGCGCGAAGTAGGTCCGCCCCATGATCTCCGCGGCGAAGAGGGTGTGCTGGTCGGCGCGCGGCAGCGCAGCCCACGCGCCCTCGTAGTAGGCGCGCGCGCGCCGGGCCTCGTGCTCCATGAGCCTGACGAAGTCGGGGGTGTAGCGCCCCGCCGCCAGGTCGTCGGCGGTGACGCCGAAGCGCTCAAGGTCCTCCTGGGGCAGGTAGACGCGCCCGGCCAGGGCGTCGGGCTGGACGTCGCGCATGATGTTGGTCAGCTGGAGCGCGACGCCGAGGTTGACCGCGTACTCGCGCGCCCGCACGTCCGTGTAGCCGAAGATCTCGATGCAGCAGAGCCCGACGGCGGAGGCGACGCGGTAGCAGTACGGGTAGAGCTCGTCGAACGTCTTGTACGTGGAGCGCTCGAGGTCCATCTCGACGCCCGCGATGATCTCTTCGAGCGCCGCGCGCGGGATCGCAAAGATCTTCACGGCTTCCTGCAGCCGCTGGGCCGCCGGGTGCTCCGGCGAGCCCCCGAAGACCTGCGCGATCTCCGCGCGCCAGCGCTCGAGCTCCTTTCGCTGGGCCGCGCGGTCCTGCCCGACGTCCACC from Candidatus Rokuibacteriota bacterium harbors:
- a CDS encoding alcohol dehydrogenase catalytic domain-containing protein, giving the protein MKAAVYAGPGRLQLRDWPEPRIGPGEMLVRVNGCGLCGSDILKVTSPATKAPAVFGHEVVGGVVEVGAGVTRFSPGVRVVVAHHVPCFACHYCRRGSPSMCRHFKLSNLDPGGFAELCRVPAPNVAHAAFALPDSMSDETASFTEPLACCLRAVKRSGAAPGDTVMVVGLGSIGCLLARVFSLAGAAVFGADLVAGRRALGRRAGARVPDEDAELDAALRQATDGRGVDIVMLTAGGAALLPWASARVRDGGQLHYFAGGAGKSLPLSLADLYHRELTISATYSSSPVELREAFDLLSQGTVNVDGLITHRLPLGQLARGVELMQRQEAVKVYITP
- the hpnD gene encoding presqualene diphosphate synthase HpnD: MNPARFVSRLTRKSRSNFFYAFICLPRPQREALYAVYAFCRIVDDAVDVGQDRAAQRKELERWRAEIAQVFGGSPEHPAAQRLQEAVKIFAIPRAALEEIIAGVEMDLERSTYKTFDELYPYCYRVASAVGLCCIEIFGYTDVRAREYAVNLGVALQLTNIMRDVQPDALAGRVYLPQEDLERFGVTADDLAAGRYTPDFVRLMEHEARRARAYYEGAWAALPRADQHTLFAAEIMGRTYFALLETIERRRFRVFGGRVSVPTPRKLGIALRCWVQSRWGRSRRGKKRT